CTTACTGTAACCACCAAGGTTTAGAGTTGATATTATCATTTCCACCATATTGAGTGGTAAGAGCTGCCTTTAAATTGGTACTATTATAATTGTACTCAGACTGAGGATATCTGAATCTGAATGGTGCTGCTACACCAGGTTTTAAAGGGTAATTAGGATATCCTGTTCTCAGGTAATCATAATAAGAAGTCCATTGTGACTGGTGGAACATAATCATGTACTTTTGCGTCATAATTTTTTCCAATTGTACCTGCAGAGACGCAGAGTTATCATAAACCACCAAAGGAGTAGCCAGGTATTGGTTGACATCAAATCCTGTAAAATATTGTCCTGAATTTTTTACGTAAGTCTGATAAAAACTGAAACTGGCTTTGATTCCATTGTCATAATGTGTTTTTGCTGATCCGGATATCCAGCCTCTGGCTGTTGCTTCTGCCAGGATAAACTCCAGTTCAGAGTAGCTTAAAATTGATGAAGGTTCGTTAGTTGGATCTTTGTAGAAACGGTCATTCACCTTAGAAATGTTTTTAGCAGTAATTAAGGCAGCATTGTCAGAATATGGAGAAGTAGGATTTCCTCCATTATATCCGCTAAAATCTGTGATGGTTTTTCCTGCTTCTTTAGCTCCAGTAGTTTGAGAGGCAAATGTAAATAAACGTGGATCTTTTCTGTCTTTAAATAAATTGATGAAATAATCAGCCATATATAAACTGGATCCATATCCACTGTTGTTGAACATAGAATATCTACTGTCTGCTGCGTCAGCAAACTTAAGTTCCCCATTATCTGAAATAGAGGTCATCAAAGGCTGGCTTCCTGCAATAGAAGCAAACTCTGTTGCAATATTGTAACTTCCAACGGTTGTTTTTTTAGATAGAGTGATTAAGATTTTCAAACGGAATGAATTGATGAGTTTTTTCCATTTGTTAGCATCTCCGTTGAAAATAATATCTCCTTCAATTTTATCATTGGTATTAATAAGATCATTGGCTTCTTTTAATTCTGATAAAACTCCGGCCATCACAACATCCTGACTGTCATATTTAGGTTGGGTAATACCCGATTCACCTTTTACTGCTTCAGAATAGGGAATACTGCCCACTTTTAAACTTGTATTAAAGAAATAATAAGCTCTTAGAAATTTACCTACGGCAACATAGTTTTTATTATTTCTTTTTTCAGACTCCTGCATCATTTTTACTGTATTAAGAAGCCCTTTTGAATAGACTTCAAAAGATGCGTCATTCCATTTCATGTACTGAAAAGGATTTTCACCATCGGTACCAATCATCATTCTTGAAGCATACATATTGTCTCCATTCACCCAAAAGGCATCTTTAGCAACATAGGTGAGAAGATATTTAGGATCAATACTTGCCTGATCATTCGGGTTTTCATTGATTTTATCAAGATTGGATTCACATGATGTCAATGCCAATACTCCTGCTGTCAATACAGATGTGATTAGTCTTTTTGCTTTTTTACTTTTTAAGTCTTTCGTTTTGAATATATTATTTTTCATTGTAATGTCGCCTTTAAATTAAAACTTAAGATTAAATCCGATTCCGAACCATCTGCTTGAAGGATCCTGAATATCATTAGCGATATCGCCTGTTCTTCCCGATCTGATCTGGAAGTCCGGATCTGAATAAAGGTTTTTAGACTTTTTCCACATAGCCAGATTGTAAGCCGAGATATTGGCAGTGAACCCTTTAACCATTCCTTTTGGATTCAATAGGGAAGAGAAGTCATATTCTAATACTACAGATCTTAACTTGATAAAGGTTCTGTCGAAAACATTCGCAAATTCTTCACTTTCATCCTGAGTTACTCTGGCCTGGTATGGATAATTCTGTGCCCAATCCTGGAAGTTGATAGGATTGGTATGCTGAGTATAAAGCCCTGTTGCAGGATTGTAATTCACTCCATCCGGTACAAAATAATACTTTCCAGGATTAGCATATTCAAGATCTCTGTAGGCAACAGAATTCGGATGTTTTCCACCCCACCACATTTTTTCAACGACCTGAGATCTCATGATTCCACCGATGCTTCCATCAATTCCGATATTTAAGGATAGTTTTTTATACTTGAAGGTATTGTTGAAACCAAAAGTCCAGTCCGGATTGAAGTGTCCTAGATTACTTGGAGCATTAGCTTTTGTTGGCATTCCTGATTTGGCATCCAGAATTACCTTCCCATCCGGAGATTTTTGCCATGTGTAATCATAATAGCTGTCCATTCTTTCACCTAACTTGATATTGTTGTAGTTAGGCATGTTATCATAAATAGAAGTTAGCTTTTGTTCATACGTACTCCAGTTGATTAATGTTTTCCAGGTGAAATCAGTAGTCTTTATTGGGACCATTCCGAGTGAAATTTCGAATCCTTTTGTAGTATATTCATTACCATTCACATACTGAGAGACAAAACCTGATGACTCAGCACTTGGGAACTCCAGAATATTGTTGTAATCAAGAGTTCTGAAATAAGTAGCATCTAAAGTAATTCTGTTATTGAAAAGACCGGCACTTAATCCCAATTCATAAGATTTGGTCTGTTCAGGTTTCAATGTATTTTCTACATTTAGGATGGTAGGATACAAATAGGTTGGATTACCATTAAAACTTATTCCTTTATTATTTGAATAATAATTTCTGATAGAGTAAGGTTGGAAATCATAAGCCACTTTTGCCCATGAAGCAGAAAGTTTAAGCATATTGACAGCCTCAGGCATTTTTACCAGATTGGAAATAACAGCACTGATGGATGCGGAAGGGTAGAAGTAAGATCTATTGGCTTTTGGTAAAGTAGATGACCAGTCATTACGTCCGGAAATATTGATGAAGAAAGCATTGTATAACCCGATATCAATCGTAGAATAGGCACTGTAAATTAGCTTTTCTTTCAGATAAGTGTAATTTTTGAGGGCTCCGATGGAATTGTCAAATGAATATATTTCCGGGATCTTTAAACCGTCGGTAGACATTTCATTCCTATTATTTTTAAAGTAAAATGCAGAACCTCCGGCATTGATCGTAAAATCAAAATTATCAGAGATTTTCTTTTTATAAGTAGCCAAAACATCGTAGTTGAGGTTCCAGGTTTTCAGATCTTTTACAATATATCCACCACTTCTTGGAGCACTGTAATTGAAATAAGAATAGGGACTGAATGTTTCTGATTTGCTATGATTTTCAACAAGGGAAATTTTTCCTTTTACGGAAAGGTCTTTTGTCGCCTTATATTCTAATCCGGTTTGGGCATTAATAATATTGGTCCTGTTTTGATTTTTATAGTATTCAGCTCCGAACCATGGGTTATTGTACCATGCATAATTCCAGTTAGCCTGAGCCCTGCCTTCTTTTCCCGGAATCCACATGTGGTTTTTTAGGGCATTTCCATCCACATCAGCCCCCATCCAGATCAAGATGGTATACATGTGTCCACTAGGGTTGTACTCGTAATTAGGAACGTTAGGAGTAAAAGCCTGATTGAAATTAAATTTTGTATCAAAGATGAACTTGTCTCCCAGGTGATTTTCAGAAGAGAAATTAACTCCGTACTTCTGTAGATAAGAGTTGGGAACCCTGTCATCATAATTCATGAAGTTTCCAGAAAACCTGTAGATATCTTTATTATTTCGATAGCTGATCGCAAAATTATTATTGTTGATAATAGCAGGTTTTAAGAAAGTATTTAAATTATCATGGTATTTCCAGTCAATCGGAACTCTTTCATATCTTGCTTTATCATTATACTGAGTACCGGTTACAGCTCCATACCACGGAACGACCTGTCCGGTTACTTTATCCCTGATCGGGCTGTTCCATTGGGCAATCTTGAGTCCGGGAACAAATTTAGGACCCCAGATCATATCTCCATCATTTACTCCACCATCGGCTCCATCCCAGAATTCGTACTTTCCCTGAGAACCATTACCATATTCAGTCTGAGTTTTTGGAAGATTGGTAAACCCTCCTGTAATCATAGTATTCTGAGAAAATTCTACAGAAAACCCTTTCTTCTTCGCACTTTTTGTGGTGATCAGAATAGCTCCATATCGACCTCTTGAACCATAAAGCGCAGAAGCGGTAGCTCCTTTCAGGACGTTGATGTTTTCTATATTGTTAGGATCTAAATTCTGGAAAACTTCTTTTTCTACAATCACTCCATCAATAACAAATACCAAATTAGAATTTCCTCTTAAGGTAAATTGTGGAGCCTGCTGCATTCCTGTTGGGTTGGAAACATTCAAGCCGGCCACCTGTCCTGAAAATAAATTTCCGATACTTGGTGTAGTAATGGTTTCAAACTGTTTGGTTCCTACTTCCTGAGTAGAATATCCAATCTTTTCCTTTTTCTTAGCGATCCCAAGAGCGGTAATAACAACACCTTCAATCTGCTTTTCATTGGCTTTTCTTAAAACAACAGCGTATTGCTTTTTTGAAGAAACCTCCACCGTGTAAACGGAAAAATCGGGAGAAAAGAATTCCAGAATATCTTTGGGATTGGCTGAAATGGTAAAATTCCCATTTTCATCTGTTATCGTCGTTTTTCCTGTATTTTTGTCGGTAATATTTACTCCTGAAACACTGGTTCCATTTTCAGATTTTACATTTCCGGAAACGGCAATCTCCTGAGCTGTAATATATAACGGAAGTAAAAAAACGGCAAACGTAGCTAAAGTTTTCTTCATTCTTTTTGAATGCAAATTTAGCCGGGTACTATTACGTAAATTTTACGATCATATTAAGATAAAAATACAATTTATATATTTTTTAACAGAAATAATTAATGAAATGGTAAAATGAGAAAGTATTGTTGTATGGGTGTTTTTGCTTTATTATTAAGGCTGGAAGCTGGAAGTCAGAGGTTGGAAGTTATTGAGATTTTGAAAACCGCTGAAAGACATTTTATTAACTTTCAATAAGAGGGTAACTATTAAAAATAGTAACCTCATAGTAATTTCCAGTTTCCTTTCTCTCCTAAAACCTACTCAGAATTCCCCAGTGGATTTTTATGTCATTGAACTTAAATGGATTTCCAAACTCATTACCATTCGACAGCTGGAAACTCATCAGCCCAATCGGAATGAAGAAGTTGAAACCGAGCCCAACACTGTAAAGCTTGGGTTTTACATTCAGGGATTTATTATTGAGCTGGCCATATTGCCCAAAGAAGTCAAAGAAAGCCTGGTTACCTATAAGGTAACGGTATTCCAGACTCCCGTAATAATAAAAGTCGGCGGCGAGGGAGTTTTCGTTAAAGCCACGCATGGAATTCCAGCCACCAAAACGGTAAAGTTCGTTGGCCGAAAACTCAATTTTAGAATCCATCATAGCACCTTCCCCTTTGATATTGAGGAAATGGTTTCCTGAAATATGATAATTATGTTCCCCGGAGAAATAAAACTGGTTTTGAGCAGCTTTTATATTTCCTTTGGTATAGGTGGTTGTTAAATAATCGTATCCGGCATTGATTCTTGTTTTGTAAAGAAACAGATCAATATCGGTAGGCTCAGTCATTTCAAACCAGATCCCGATCCCTTTTTTGTTGTAATCTTTCCCAATAGCATACAGTGAATCAATCACCGTTGAGGTTTCCAAGGTTGCACGCAGACCGATTTTGTTACGGTTATTGATATGGTAATAGAAAGCAGGAAGGAATTTTACATTAGCAAACGTAGAATCCTGTCTGTAAATATTCACCTTTGTATTCATCCCGACATTGGATTTAAAAAGATAAGGTATGTCTACCTGAAGATCAAAGGTCTGGCCTTTGTCAGGGTTTCTCTGCCAATAAAGGTTAACCGCTTCAAAACCATTGAACATATTCCTGAAATTTACATTCATGGTACCGTTTAAGGTAAATTTATCCGTCTTATCATTTCCAAAACCGATGACCCCATCAAAGGTATTGGTCTTTTTCTTTTGTAAAAACAGGTAGATATTGGTGGAATCCTTGGTGAATAAGGTCTGTGGCTGCCGGTCAAGCATCACAAAAGGATGGCTTTGAAAACTCTTGTTGATGGCTAATAAGTTCTTCTCATCATAGTTTTTTCCTTTGAACTCTTTTTCAAGATTTTTAATGAACCTTTTTGGAACCCTGTCATAACCTTTTACAACAAAGCCATTGATCGTTCTTTTATCATTCTTATTGATATCCAGCTCTATAATTGGATATCCATTTTTCTGACCTTTATATTTTGATTTGATTCTGCTGAATGAATAGCCTTCATCAATATAACTTTTATTGATACTTTTTTTGGTAGAATCTAAATTTTTAGTGAAAAAATCTTTCTGAACTTTCAGCTTATGCACAATGGAATCAGAAAGATTCACATAGGTTTCATTAAAGTTTTTTCCTTTGTTGAAAAAAATCTCTGTACTGTCACCTTTTACCTTTACCTCCTTCAGCTGAGTGAAAAAATAATTATTCTGAGTTAGAGAATCCAGAAACTTTACCGCAGAAGTTGAATCTTTTACTTTTTTTCTGACTTTTGTTTCAGTATCAATAAGCCAATACTGTTTCTTCTGCGCTTGTGTAAAAACGCAGAACAGAACAAAAAATATTTTTAAAAATAACTTCAATTGACCATTCCGAATATAAGTTGAAGGCTTGTGAAAAAATACAAAGATTCTTCACTGCATTTCATTCCGTTCAAAATGACAATGCGTTTTATCAATCAACTAATTTTAATCCAGTTTATTATATTTCTTCATTAAATTCTCATAAATTCCTTGTGGAAGAATCCATTTCAACGGAACTCCGATTTTCTGCCCGAATTTACCAAAATAATAATGAGCTTTCCATTTATTCTTTCCTAAAAGTTTTTCAATGTATTCTGCTACCTCCATTGGTTCAGTTCCCTCGTCTACATGAGCATTCATTAAAGCATACACTTTATCGAAAACATTTTTATAAGGCTGGGAGACCTGTGCAATCACTCTGTTGTCTGCAATATTGGTTTTAATATCACCCAAATGTAAAGAGCACACATCGATATTCCAAGGATACACTTCATATCTCATCGCTTCCGTTACTTTATCCAAAGCAGATTTTGAAGCAGAGTAAAACCCGCGGAAAGGTAATCCCATTTCACTTCCGATACTGGATACATTAATGATTTTTCCAAATTTATGTGCTCTCATTGTAGGAAGAACCGCGCTCATCATCTGAACAGGCCCGGTAAGATTAAGGCTGAAAAGTTTAAGGATATCTTCTTTGGTAGAATCTTCCACAGCACCTACCATTCCCATTCCGGCATTGTTGATAAGGACATCAATTTTGGTTTCTATTTTCAGGACCTCAGCAATAGCATTCTGAACAGCGGTGTTGTCAGTAACATCTGTCGGGATAGATTTGAAATACTGACTTTCCGTATATTTTCGGCTTAAACCAAATACTTTGTGTCCTTTTTTACCGAAGTATTCCGCCAAAGCAAATCCAATTCCGGAGGAAGTTCCTGTGATGATAATGGTCATTTAATTCGTACTGTTTTTATGAGTTTCATTTTTCCTGGTCATTACTAATCCGTTTTTTTGATGCTCGGTGAGCAGGAAAATCTATTTTCAGCAAATGTAAAAAAAGAAAAGGGAAGTCTGTCATTTATTACCCTGGAATACTTCAGTAGAAAGATGTGAAATCTGTTATTCCATTATTATTTATTACCTCCTGATGGATGACAAACTTAAAATAAAGTTAATCTCAGTTATGCATAGAATATTTCAGGAATAATTATTTTATTAATTTATTGTATTGAAAATAAGAGTATTAGTTTTTGGGAGAGAAATCGAG
This Chryseobacterium sp. G0162 DNA region includes the following protein-coding sequences:
- a CDS encoding SusD/RagB family nutrient-binding outer membrane lipoprotein; this translates as MKNNIFKTKDLKSKKAKRLITSVLTAGVLALTSCESNLDKINENPNDQASIDPKYLLTYVAKDAFWVNGDNMYASRMMIGTDGENPFQYMKWNDASFEVYSKGLLNTVKMMQESEKRNNKNYVAVGKFLRAYYFFNTSLKVGSIPYSEAVKGESGITQPKYDSQDVVMAGVLSELKEANDLINTNDKIEGDIIFNGDANKWKKLINSFRLKILITLSKKTTVGSYNIATEFASIAGSQPLMTSISDNGELKFADAADSRYSMFNNSGYGSSLYMADYFINLFKDRKDPRLFTFASQTTGAKEAGKTITDFSGYNGGNPTSPYSDNAALITAKNISKVNDRFYKDPTNEPSSILSYSELEFILAEATARGWISGSAKTHYDNGIKASFSFYQTYVKNSGQYFTGFDVNQYLATPLVVYDNSASLQVQLEKIMTQKYMIMFHQSQWTSYYDYLRTGYPNYPLKPGVAAPFRFRYPQSEYNYNSTNLKAALTTQYGGNDNINSKPWWLQ
- a CDS encoding SusC/RagA family TonB-linked outer membrane protein, which gives rise to MKKTLATFAVFLLPLYITAQEIAVSGNVKSENGTSVSGVNITDKNTGKTTITDENGNFTISANPKDILEFFSPDFSVYTVEVSSKKQYAVVLRKANEKQIEGVVITALGIAKKKEKIGYSTQEVGTKQFETITTPSIGNLFSGQVAGLNVSNPTGMQQAPQFTLRGNSNLVFVIDGVIVEKEVFQNLDPNNIENINVLKGATASALYGSRGRYGAILITTKSAKKKGFSVEFSQNTMITGGFTNLPKTQTEYGNGSQGKYEFWDGADGGVNDGDMIWGPKFVPGLKIAQWNSPIRDKVTGQVVPWYGAVTGTQYNDKARYERVPIDWKYHDNLNTFLKPAIINNNNFAISYRNNKDIYRFSGNFMNYDDRVPNSYLQKYGVNFSSENHLGDKFIFDTKFNFNQAFTPNVPNYEYNPSGHMYTILIWMGADVDGNALKNHMWIPGKEGRAQANWNYAWYNNPWFGAEYYKNQNRTNIINAQTGLEYKATKDLSVKGKISLVENHSKSETFSPYSYFNYSAPRSGGYIVKDLKTWNLNYDVLATYKKKISDNFDFTINAGGSAFYFKNNRNEMSTDGLKIPEIYSFDNSIGALKNYTYLKEKLIYSAYSTIDIGLYNAFFINISGRNDWSSTLPKANRSYFYPSASISAVISNLVKMPEAVNMLKLSASWAKVAYDFQPYSIRNYYSNNKGISFNGNPTYLYPTILNVENTLKPEQTKSYELGLSAGLFNNRITLDATYFRTLDYNNILEFPSAESSGFVSQYVNGNEYTTKGFEISLGMVPIKTTDFTWKTLINWSTYEQKLTSIYDNMPNYNNIKLGERMDSYYDYTWQKSPDGKVILDAKSGMPTKANAPSNLGHFNPDWTFGFNNTFKYKKLSLNIGIDGSIGGIMRSQVVEKMWWGGKHPNSVAYRDLEYANPGKYYFVPDGVNYNPATGLYTQHTNPINFQDWAQNYPYQARVTQDESEEFANVFDRTFIKLRSVVLEYDFSSLLNPKGMVKGFTANISAYNLAMWKKSKNLYSDPDFQIRSGRTGDIANDIQDPSSRWFGIGFNLKF
- a CDS encoding autotransporter assembly complex protein TamA; the protein is MKLFLKIFFVLFCVFTQAQKKQYWLIDTETKVRKKVKDSTSAVKFLDSLTQNNYFFTQLKEVKVKGDSTEIFFNKGKNFNETYVNLSDSIVHKLKVQKDFFTKNLDSTKKSINKSYIDEGYSFSRIKSKYKGQKNGYPIIELDINKNDKRTINGFVVKGYDRVPKRFIKNLEKEFKGKNYDEKNLLAINKSFQSHPFVMLDRQPQTLFTKDSTNIYLFLQKKKTNTFDGVIGFGNDKTDKFTLNGTMNVNFRNMFNGFEAVNLYWQRNPDKGQTFDLQVDIPYLFKSNVGMNTKVNIYRQDSTFANVKFLPAFYYHINNRNKIGLRATLETSTVIDSLYAIGKDYNKKGIGIWFEMTEPTDIDLFLYKTRINAGYDYLTTTYTKGNIKAAQNQFYFSGEHNYHISGNHFLNIKGEGAMMDSKIEFSANELYRFGGWNSMRGFNENSLAADFYYYGSLEYRYLIGNQAFFDFFGQYGQLNNKSLNVKPKLYSVGLGFNFFIPIGLMSFQLSNGNEFGNPFKFNDIKIHWGILSRF
- a CDS encoding SDR family oxidoreductase, translating into MTIIITGTSSGIGFALAEYFGKKGHKVFGLSRKYTESQYFKSIPTDVTDNTAVQNAIAEVLKIETKIDVLINNAGMGMVGAVEDSTKEDILKLFSLNLTGPVQMMSAVLPTMRAHKFGKIINVSSIGSEMGLPFRGFYSASKSALDKVTEAMRYEVYPWNIDVCSLHLGDIKTNIADNRVIAQVSQPYKNVFDKVYALMNAHVDEGTEPMEVAEYIEKLLGKNKWKAHYYFGKFGQKIGVPLKWILPQGIYENLMKKYNKLD